A part of Podarcis muralis chromosome 13, rPodMur119.hap1.1, whole genome shotgun sequence genomic DNA contains:
- the LOC114607974 gene encoding uncharacterized protein LOC114607974 isoform X4, translating into MEATIPAKEKYLQHCTAKASAMAVRAPAPRGDASAERYLFVDRNQVGNPASQADWTAKRLVWVPSERHGFEAAGLREERGDEVLVELAENGRQVLVAKDDIQKMNPPKFTKVEDMAELTCLNEASVLHNLKDRYYSGLIYTYSGLFCVVINPYKNLPIYTEQIVEMYRGKKRHEMPPHIYAISEAAYRSMLQDREDQSILCTGESGAGKTENTKKVIQYLAHVASSHKARKDHNVPGELERQLLQANPILEAFGNAKTVKNDNSSRFGKFIRINFDVAGYIVGANIETYLLEKSRAIRQAKDERTFHIFYQLLVGAGEHVKGELLLEPFNQYRFVSNGYLPIPGQQDKEIFHETMESMRIMGFSHEEIHCMLRMVSAVLQFGNIVFRKERNTDQASMPDNTAAQKLCHLLGMNVTEFTRAILTPRIKVGRDYVQKAQTKEQADFAVEALAKATYERLFRWLVHRINRALDRTKRQGASFIGILDIAGFEIFQLNSFEQLCINYTNEKLQQLFNHTMFVLEQEEYQREGIEWNFIDFGLDLQPCIDLIERPANPPGVLALLDEECWFPKATDKSFVEKVTQEQGTHPKFQKPRQLRDKADFCIIHYAGKVDYKADEWLMKNMDPLNDNVATLLHQSADKFTAELWKDEIQNIQKVYFFDSYAVASQGPAEMDRIVGLDQVSGMGDLAFGSSYKTKKGMFRTVGQLYKESLSKLMSTLRNTNPNFVRCIIPNHEKRAGKLEPHLVLDQLRCNGVLEGIRICRQGFPNRIIFQEFRQRYEILTPNAIPKGFMDGKQACERMIKALELDPNLFRIGQSKIFFRAGVLAHLEEERDLKITDIIVSFQAAARGYLARKAFMKKQQQMSALKVMQRNCAAYLKLRHWQWWRLFTKVKPLLQVTRQDEVMQAKAVELQKVQEKHVKTQMDLKELENKYQQLSEEKAILAEQLQAETELFAEAEEMRARLAARKQELEDILHELESRVEEEEERCQQLQGDKKKMQQHIQDIEEQLEEEEAARQKLQLEKVSTEAKMKKMEEDLLVLEDQNSKLHKERKLMEERLSEFTSHMAEEEEKVKSLSKLRNKYEAVIADMEDRLKKEEKGRQELEKLKRKLDGEAGDLQEQVVELQQQLEELRQALARKEAELQAALARVEEESAQKNAVLKSLRELQAQLAELQEDMESEKVARAKAEKQRRDLGEELEALKTELEDTLDSTAAQQELRSKREQEVTELKKTIEDEVKVHEAQVLEMRQRHTSALEELSEQLEQSRRFKVTLEKTKQALEGENVELQKEVKVLQAAKLESEQRRKKLESQVQELQLRATDGERVKAELMERLGKLQNELDGVSGTLGSAESRAIKLAKDLASVESHLQDSQELLQEETRQKLNLSSRVRQLEEEKAGLLEQLEEEEAAKGNFTRQIQSLQQQVMETKKKLEDDAGVAEAIEEARRRAAKDLEALSLRYEERVQACDKLEKGRTRLQQELDDVTVALDQQRQVVSALEKKQKKFDQMLAEEKLISARYAEERDRAEADSREKETKVLSLSRALEEALETREELERQNKQLRAEMDDLVSSKDDVGKNVHELERSKRALEQQVQEMRAHLEELEDELQATEDGKLRLEVNMQALKAQHERELQNRDDANDDKKKLLGKQVRELEAELDAERKQRAQALAGRKKLELDLQEALAQLDAANKGRDEAGKQLRKLQAQMKELWREVEEARAAREEIFIQSRESEKKLKNLEAELLQLQEELAASERAKRQAQQERDDLADELANGNSGKSALLDEKRHLEARIGQLEEELDEEQSNMELMNDRYRKLSMQVETLTTELAAERSFSQKAENARQQLERQNKDLRAKLGEMDSSVKSKYKMAIATLESKVAQLEEQLEQESRERILSGKLVRRAEKKLKEVILQVDEERRNADQYKDQVEKSHLRLKQLKRQLEEAEEEASRANASRRRMQRELEDVTESAESMNREVTSLRNRLSKLERRQRKRTPLSFTTRTVRQVFRLDGVSDEETEDPESDSPSANHQPPTPLTPSQGQQPAPPAEPAQTE; encoded by the exons CCATGGCTGTCCGAGCCCCTGCTCCGCGGGGCGACGCCAGCGCCGAGAGATACCTGTTTGTGGATCGGAACCAGGTGGGCAACCCAGCCTCCCAGGCTGACTGGACGGCCAAGCGGCTGGTGTGGGTCCCATCGGAGCGCCATGGCTTTGAGGCGGCCGGTCTGCGCGAAGAGCGGGGGGACGAGGTGCTGGTGGAGCTTGCCGAGAACGGGCGTCAGGTGCTGGTCGCCAAGGACGACATCCAGAAGATGAACCCCCCCAAGTTCACCAAGGTGGAGGACATGGCGGAGCTGACCTGCCTCAACGAAGCCTCTGTGCTGCACAACCTCAAGGACCGCTATTACTCAGGCCTCATCTAT ACGTATTCGGGGCTTTTCTGTGTGGTCATCAACCCTTACAAGAACTTGCCCATCTACACGGAGCAGATCGTGGAAATGTACCGGGGCAAGAAGCGCCACGAGATGCCACCCCACATCTATGCCATCTCTGAGGCTGCCTATCGGAGCATGCTGCAGG acCGAGAGGATCAGTCGATCTTGTGCAC GGGCGAGTCAGGTGCTGGGAAGACGGAGAACACGAAGAAAGTGATCCAGTATTTGGCCCACGTGGCTTCATCGCACAAAGCCCGGAAGGACCACAATGTGCCG ggCGAGCTGGAACGTCAGCTGCTACAAGCCAACCCTATCCTGGAGGCCTTCGGCAACGCAAAAACAGTAAAAAATGACAACTCCTCACGATTC GGTAAATTTATACGGATTAATTTCGATGTAGCTGGCTACATTGTCGGAGCAAACATAGAAACAT ACCTGCTGGAGAAATCGCGAGCCATTCGCCAGGCCAAGGACGAGCGGACTTTCCACATCTTCTACCAGCTCCTGGTGGGCGCTGGGGAGCACGTGAAAG GGGAGCTTCTGTTGGAGCCCTTCAATCAGTATCGCTTTGTCTCCAATGGATACCTGCCCATCCCAGGACAGCAGGACAAGGAGATCTTCCACGAGACCATGGAGTCAATGCGAATCATGGGCTTCTCGCACGAGGAGATACATT gtatgcTGCGGATGGTCTCGGCCGTGCTGCAGTTTGGGAACATTGTCTTCCGTAAGGAGAGGAACACAGACCAGGCCTCCATGCCTGACAACACAG CCGCCCAGAAGCTTTGCCACCTCCTGGGCATGAACGTCACCGAGTTCACCCGCGCCATCCTTACCCCGCGGATCAAAGTCGGCCGGGACTATGTGCAGAAGGCGCAGACGAAAGAGCAG GCTGACTTTGCGGTGGAAGCCTTGGCAAAAGCAACCTACGAACGCCTCTTCCGTTGGCTGGTGCATCGGATCAACCGGGCCCTGGACCGCACCAAGCGCCAGGGTGCCTCCTTCATCGGTATTCTGGACATCGCGGGCTTTGAAATATTCCAG CTGAATTCCTTTGAACAGCTCTGCATCAACTACACCAACGAAAAGCTCCAGCAGCTCTTCAACCACACCATGTTTGTGCTGGAGCAGGAAGAGTATCAGCGAGAGGGTATTGAATGGAACTTCATTGACTTTGGCCTGGACCTCCAGCCCTGCATAGACCTCATCGAGAGGCCG GCAAACCCCCCAGGGGTGCTGGCTCTGCTAGACGAAGAGTGCTGGTTCCCCAAAGCCACTGACAAGAGCTTCGTGGAAAAAGTTACCCAGGAGCAGGGAACCCACCCCAAGTTCCAGAAGCCCCGGCAGCTGCGGGACAAAGCTGACTTCTGCATCATCCATTACGCTGGCAAG GTTGACTACAAAGCAGACGAGTGGCTCATGAAGAACATGGACCCCTTGAACGACAACGTGGCTacgcttctccaccagagcgcagacAAGTTCACAGCAGAGCTGTGGAAAGATG AGATCCAGAACATACAGAAGGTCTATTTCTTTGACAGCTATGCCGTGGCATCTCAGGGTCCAGCAGAAA TGGACCGAATCGTGGGCCTGGACCAAGTGAGCGGGATGGGAGACCTTGCCTTCGGCTCCTCATACAAGACGAAGAAGGGGATGTTCCGGACGGTGGGGCAGCTGTATAAGGAGTCTCTCTCCAAGCTCATGTCAACCCTGCGCAACACCAACCCCAACTTTGTGCGCTGCATCATCCCCAACCATGAGAAAAGA GCTGGAAAACTGGAGCCACACCTCGTGTTGGACCAGCTACGCTGCAACGGAGTCCTGGAGGGGATTCGCATTTGTCGCCAGGGCTTTCCCAACCGCATCATCTTCCAGGAATTCCGGCAGAG GTATGAGATCCTGACTCCAAATGCCATTCCTAAAGGCTTCATGGATGGGAAACAGGCCTGCGAACGCATG ATCAAGGCCTTGGAGCTGGACCCCAACCTCTTCCGCATCGGCCAGAGTAAGATCTTTTTCCGCGCTGGCGTCCTTGCTCATCTGGAGGAGGAGCGGGACCTGAAGATCACAGATATCATAGTCTCCTTCCAGGCAGCTGCCCGCGGATACTTGGCCCGCAA aGCCTTcatgaaaaagcagcagcagatgagCGCTCTCAAGGTCATGCAGCGTAACTGCGCCGCCTACCTCAAGTTGCGCCACTGGCAGTGGTGGCGCCTTTTCACCAAG GTGAAGCCCCTGTTACAGGTGACCCGTCAGGACGAGGTGATGCAGGCAAAGGCAGTGGAGCTGCAAAAGGTGCAGGAGAAACACGTGAAAACCCAAATGGACCTGAAGGAACTGGAGAACAAATACCAGCAG CTCTCGGAGGAGAAGGCCATCCTGGCCGAACAGCTGCAGGCGGAGACGGAGCTGTTTGCCGAAGCCGAGGAGATGCGGGCGCGGCTGGCGGCCCGGAAGCAGGAGCTGGAGGACATCCTGCACGAGCTGGAGTCGcgggtggaagaggaggaggagcgttGCCAGCAGCTGCAGGGGGACAAGAAGAAGATGCAGCAGCACATCCAG GACATCgaagagcagctggaggaggaggaggccgcccggcagaagctgcagctggagaAAGTGAGCACGGAAGCCAAGATGAAGAAGATGGAGGAAGACCTGCTGGTGCTCGAAGACCAAAACTCAAAACTGCACAAA GAGAGGAAGCTGATGGAGGAGCGTCTCTCCGAGTTCACCTCCCatatggcagaggaggaggagaaggtgaaGAGCCTCTCTAAACTGCGCAACAAATACGAAGCCGTCATCGCCGACATGGAAG ATCGGctaaagaaggaggaaaaggggCGCCAGGAGCTGGAGAAGCTGAAGCGCAAGCTGGACGGGGAGGCAGGGGACCTGCAGGAGCAGGTGGtggagctgcagcagcagctggaggagctCCGGCAAGCACTGGCAAGGAAGGAAGCCGAGCTACAGGCAGCGCTGGCCAG GGTGGAGGAGGAGTCTGCGCAGAAGAACGCCGTGCTGAAGTCCCTCCGTGAGCTGCAGGCGCAGCTGGCCGAGCTGCAGGAGGACATGGAGTCCGAGAAGGTGGCCCGCGCCAAAGCCGAGAAGCAGCGGCGGGACCTGGGCGAAGAGCTGGAGGCCCTGAAGACAGAGCTCGAGGACACCTTGGACTCGACGGCCGCGCAGCAGGAGCTACG GTCGAAGAGGGAGCAAGAAGTAACTGAGCTGAAGAAGACCATTGAGGACGAGGTCAAAGTGCACGAAGCCCAGGTGCTGGAGATGCGCCAGCGGCACACGTCTGCCCTGGAGGAGCTGTCGGAGCAGCTGGAGCAGTCGCGCCGG ttcaaagTTACCCTGGAGAAGACCAAGCAGGCCCTGGAAGGGGAGAACGTGGAGCTGCAGAAGGAGGTGAAGGTCCTGCAGGCAGCCAAGCTGGAGTCGGAGCAGCGGCGCAAGAAGCTGGAAAGCCAAGTCCAGGAGCTGCAGCTGCGGGCCACTGACGGTGAAAGAGTCAAAGCTGAGCTTATGGAGAGGCTGGGGAagctgcag AACGAACTCGACGGAGTCTCCGGTACCCTGGGAAGTGCAGAGTCCAGGGCGATAAAGCTTGCCAAAGATCTGGCCAGTGTAGAATCCCACCTGCAAGATTCCCAG gaactgctccaggaagaGACGCGGCAGAAACTGAATCTGAGTTCTCGAGTCCGGCAGctggaagaggaaaaagcaggTCTGCTGGAGcagctagaggaggaggaggctgccaaGGGGAACTTCACCCGCCAGATCCAGAGCTTACAGCAGCAG GTGATGGAGACCAAGAAGAAGCTGGAGGACGATGCTGGGGTAGCCGAAGCAATAGAGGAGGCTCGGCGCCGGGCAGCCAAGGACCTGGAGGCTCTCTCCTTGCGCTATGAGGAGCGGGTCCAGGCCTGCGACAAGCTGGAGAAAGGACGGACCCGGCTGCAGCAGGAGCTGGATGATGTCACCGTCGCCCTGGACCAGCAGCGCCAGGTGGTCTCCGCCCtcgagaagaagcagaagaaattcGACCAG ATGCTGGCTGAGGAAAAGCTGATCTCTGCCCGCTACGCTGAGGAAAGGGACCGAGCGGAAGCAGACTCCCGGGAGAAGGAGACCAAGGTGCTCTCGCTGAGTCGCGCCCTGGAGGAGGCTCTGGAGACACGGGAGGAGCTAGAGAGGCAGAACAAGCAGCTGCGGGCAGAAATGGACGACCTGGTCAGCTCGAAGGACGACGTCGGCAAGAAC GTGCACGAGTTGGAGCGTTCGAAGCGGGCCCTGGAGCAACAGGTGCAGGAAATGCGAGCCCACCTGGAGGAGCTGGAAGATGAGCTTCAGGCCACGGAGGACGGGAAGCTCCGCCTGGAGGTCAACATGCAGGCCCTGAAGGCCCAGCACGAGAGGGAGCTGCAGAACCGCGACGATGCCAACGACGACAAGAAGAAGCTGCTTGGGAAacag GTGCGGGAGTTGGAGGCTGAACTGGACGCAGAGAGGAAGCAACGGGCCCAAGCGCTTGCAGGCCGGAAGAAGCTGGAGCTTGATCTTCAGGAGGCGCTGGCACAGCTGGATGCGGCCAACAAGGGACGGGACGAAGCAGGGAAGCAGCTGCGAaaattgcag GCCCAGATGAAGGAGCTCTGGCGGGAagtggaggaggcccgtgcagcCCGCGAAGAGATCTTCATTCAGTCCCGCGAGAGCGAGAAGAAGCTGAAGAATCTGGAGGCGGAGTTGCTGCAGCTGCAGGAG GAACTGGCAGCGTCAGAGCGAGCCAAGAGGCAGGCGCAACAGGAGCGGGACGACCTGGCGGATGAGCTGGCCAATGGGAACAGTGGCAA GTCTGCTCTCCTGGATGAAAAGCGCCACCTTGAGGCCAGGATCGGTCAGCTGGAGGAAGAGCTGGATGAGGAGCAGAGCAACATGGAGCTCATGAACGACCGATACCGCAAGCTCAGCATGCAA GTGGAAACGCTCACCACAGAGCTGGCAGCGGAGCGCAGCTTCTCGCAGAAGGCCGAGAACGCCCGGCAGCAGCTGGAGCGCCAGAACAAAGACCTGAGGGCCAAGCTGGGAGAGATGGACTCCTCTGTCAAGTCCAAGTACAAGATGGCCATCGCAACCCTGGAGTCCAAGGTGGCCCAGTTGGAGGAGCAGTTGGAGCAGGAGTCCAG gGAGAGGATTCTATCAGGGAAACTTGTGCGGAGGGCGGAGAAGAAACTCAAGGAGGTGATTCTGCAAGTGGATGAAGAGAGGAGGAACGCAGATCAGTACAAAGATCAG GTTGAAAAGAGCCACCTGCGGCTAAAACAACTCAAACGGCAGCTCGAAGAAGCGGAAGAGGAGGCCTCGCGGGCCAATGCCAGCCGCCGCCGCATGCAGCGTGAACTCGAGGACGTCACAGAGTCAGCAGAGTCCATGAATCGCGAGGTGACCAGCCTGCGGAATCGTCTCAG CAAGTTAGAACGCCGGCAGCGGAA ACGCACCCCTCTGAGCTTCACCACCCGAACCGTGCGGCAGGTGTTCCGCCTTGACGGCGTCTCAGACGAGGAGACCGAAGACCCGGAGAGCGACTCTCCATCTGCAAACCACCAGCCTCCTACGCCCCTGACGCCCTCTCAGGGGcagcagccggccccccctgcggAGCCAGCCCAGACTGAATGA